Within Spinacia oleracea cultivar Varoflay chromosome 4, BTI_SOV_V1, whole genome shotgun sequence, the genomic segment AATTTGAGAGATGTTTTCTCTTCcgcatttataaactctattattattattattattatagtcATGATTACGTAAACtatttaaactatttaattgctagttaatggattttaaacgTTTTGATTTTGGGCAATAACAGTTCTGATTTGTATGGGAGGCCATTAACTCCCTTTGTGTTTTTTTGCTCAAGTAGAACCACTTTTCATCaatatgcacaaaatcaaaCATTGGTTGGTATTGCCTCTTTGTTTGTGGATTGTCCCCTTCTAGTAAATCTAGGACTCACTTGACCCTTTGTAGCATGTTGGGGTCTTGCAAACTCAGATGTAGAGGATTTGTGTGTGGCCTAACATCACCCCTTTTTATCATTCTCCAAAGTGTTGTTGCTCCAATATCTAGCATCTTTGCTAAATCCCTTATGCATGTTCTGTCCCCCATGGTTAGACTTGTGATTGTGTCTTGTTCAACTTGAATGCGTTTTCTGCCACAATTTCTTGCCTTTGTTGCCATGTTGTATCTTTGGAGTGCCTCTTTTTGTGCCCTTGCTTGCTTCCAAATTCTTCTGACTGTTCTTGGATGCACATTGTACATTTGAGCAACATGTTTAAATGCTCCATAATATGGTTTGTCTTTGTCCCTTTTGCGGTGGTTGTTCAACAACCACATCAGAATTTGCAACCTTGTGTCACAGCTGAGCCTTGGCTTCTTCTTGCGTTGATGACCCCAGTTTCCtacttgttgttgttgctgcaaaTTGTGTTGATGCTGCTCTGGTGTCTCATCGAGATCAAATGGAAACACTATGTGTTCCATGTCCCCTGTTTCTTCTGCTGGTTCATTCAAGTCGAAAAAAGTCCCCTCATCATCAATGTGGTCACCATCCTCATCTGATTCTGGTATCCAAGCATCATTAATGTTCCAGGCAGCATCTTCCCATTCAGCATCATTTATTTCCTCCATTTTGTCTGAGCAGAAGAAGCCAAAAGCAATGAAGCTTTCTGCCCCTGTTTTGAAGAAATTCTCTGTCTTTGTGTAGTTTTTGGTTTcttttttgccaattttttctctctcctggtGTATATGCAAATATTGGAGGGAAAAGTCccctttttgccaaaatttttcCACTAAAAGTGAGAAGTCGCCACTAACTTTGGTTGATTCGTGTACTTTACTTCCTGCTTTCCTATTGGCTTTTGGATATTgttgcatgaattatattggttACTTTTTGAGTTAATGGATTGATGACTTGTCGTTTGTGTACTTTTCAGAATTTCCCTCCTCTTTTCTCAGATTCTGTTTTGTACTTtaatcaataaacaattatctactttttcccATACCCAAAAAAAACATTTCCAATTATTACCTTTTACACACTATTCAATTTTATTGATTCCCGTAAAAATGTCCAAAGTGAACACTTAAATAGTAACCAtgggagtattatttattatttacggTTCCATTCAGTTCATTTTTTGAAGTTCCACTCATTTaggttcagaaaaaaaaaaaataataataatagtcagCGTAACGGAGAAATAGAGTCGTCCACGAAAATGAACGAGTGATTCCCAAAAATCGaatattttctaaaacaaaGTGAGGCTTCAGCTTAATTCAGTGATAATGGAGAGAGAGTGAGGAGGCACTCTCCTCAGTCCTCACTCTGTCACTCAACATTCACCAACCCCAGCTCCAAGTCTCCAACTCCAACTCCAACTCCATCTCCATCcttgttaatttgttattttctctctcctcaatttcTGATgctaataatttcaactaacaCACAAAATGAAGCACAGGATTGAATCCATTCGTCATAATCGTCAGAGTTCAACCATTACCAAACATGTTTTACTTGGATTAATCCTATTTCTTGGGTTGTTTTGTCTGTATTTTGGGTATTTTGTAATTCCCAATTCTCCAACGCTTTACCATAATCATTCCGTCGTTGATAATGGCGTCGATCCCGTTGTCGGTAGTATTCTTATCAATCAAGATAGCTTCAATCACAAGCTTCATCTTCAACACCTTCATTCTATTCCAGTATGTTctctttttcccttttttcaattttattttaattatagatttatttattataattgtGATTTATTCTGTAATTGGGCTTTTTTGGTATTATAATTATGATTTCTTTTATTAACTGGGCTTTTTTGGTATTAAAATTATGAATTTCCTTCATGAACTGGGCCTTTTGTTTTTAGCTGTGTTACTGATGCTAcaatttcatgattttttttttttttgctgagaGTGAtaactcagttggttagagctttccTCCAGTTTCAGGcagggatcgattctcatctcCGCACTTGTGTCAaatgattttcttttttcttttttgggtcTGAATGAGTTACAATAGCGATGGGGGTGGAGCATTCGAACATGTGACCTGTCATTTTGCGAATTTGTGCTAGATTTATAGTGTGTTATTTTTAGGAGGTGTTCTTGGTTTTTGAGTTATTCCACTCATTTGAATTGGGTCATCTGATGTTAATTTATAGAGATGATCAGGGTATCTATTTTTTCATCATCTCAATTGAATACAAGTATAAGTCAATTGTGCCTTCCATCCTTGTAAGTTGTATGCTCGTTTGGTTAGGAAAGCTGATTTTAGGATAGTCAAGGAACGATTCAGATCACTTGCATCCAATAAAAATGTGTCAACTTCCACCCTCCTGTTGATTCTTTCGGGTTATTTCATTGCCCGCCTTGTGCTTGATAGAACTATGGGGTATGTTTGGTTAGGGGCATTGGAATGGAAACTGAATCCCGAGAGGTACGGATTGAGATTTGAGAACGCCTTGTCTAATCAAGATATACTTGGCTTAATCTTGGAGTGGGTTTGTATCCTTTTCCTAGTGTTTGATTCATGCTTGTAAAGAAATAAATCTTTTGACAGAAAATTCGACATAAATGATTTATTTTCGCCAATGTTGAAGCAAGGCATTTACCATTACAAGCATAGTACTTTTACAGGGAACATGGATTTATTTAATTACACAAAACTTGATAGCTGTCTCTATAGAAATTCCTTTTTTATGAGCTTATTATGCTACATTGTTACAAGTTTCAGTATCTCCACCGGCACTATATAGCTATGTTTCTAAGGCAAAAAAATTTCCTGGTTTGATCTGAAAAAGTCATTTGGGACAAATGATACTTGCACAGTAGTTGTACATTTGAATGAAAATTACTTGCACATCAATTTTTAGGTTTAGAAAAAGCACTCTTGCACAACTGATATGTAAGAAGCACATTCTATTGCCGGTCATGCTGTCTAAATTCTCTAAAGGATGAGCTTATGATCAAAGGAATGCTAGTTTCAATGGATGTTAAACCAAAAGAATCTAAGCAATTAATTCTCTACTGTCAAACATGCAACATATTCGTAGAATCATAGACCAGAACTTTCAAAGCTGAAAAAggaaattgcatgattttgtCAAAAAAGTGTGGCAAAACCAGCAAAGAAGAGAGGAGTGCTCAAGCCTCACATAAAATATCTGGTGAAGTGTAGCAGCTATTGTCGTATACTCGTATCTCTCTCTAGGAAAGATAGGAGCTcaattctttgtggatttggAGCTGGAATCTTTGAGGATAGGCAAGGTTAAGGTTCAGGGGGTTTGTTAACATTTTGATGCGTATTTCATCCAAATACAGTAAAGAAATCCACCCCATTCCATTTCGTTCCAAATAACCTAACCAAACACCCCTTTAAAAACGTTCCTATTCTTCGGATATGAGGCTAGGAGAGCTGCAAGCTCAAACATCCAAATAATTTTTTCAAACCTCGTTGCATGAAATATTGTGttatctaaaattatttttcttaatggTATATTATTAAGTTCTTTTGCTGAAGCGGCTGTTCAGATTGCAACATTTTAAACCAAAAATTGTGCTTACGCAATTGCAACCGTGTCGAAGTGTTTTATGATCCATCTTTCGGGTGGTCAAAAGATAAAATACACATTTCTATTTGGGCTACGAGTGCAAGTCCGTGTGTGATATTTCCAACTTTGAGCTTTGCAGATGGGTGCAAGCGCGGAAAGTTTGTTAGATATTGGTGGGACTTTCGACAAAATATCCTAGTTGAATACATCAATGTAACAAATAAAAGAGTGTAGTTTATCCCTAGAAAAAAAAGAGTGTAGTTTGGATTAACATTAGaacttaattaaaagatactTTTGATGATAAGTGCTAAAGAGACCTCTAAGGCTctgttttgttcaccttatttctggaaaaataagttcagttatgttcagataagttcaaataagataagttcaggaaaaataaggttgaccaagtataatttataactaaaattagttttgataagttcttaTAAGTTCAGAAAGTTCATTTAAGTTCAGATGAGATAAGTTCAAAaaaaagttcagaaaaaataagtgaaaatcaggtgaatagaacgcccTCTAGTGAGCACAAGAGGACAAGAGGCTTCTTTGATTATTAAAACTACTCGCAAAGAATGTTGTGTACGTACAATTTCACACAACTAGACTAGAATATTTTTAATTGCACTGAAGAGAGTTCTTCCCTTTCTGTTGGTGTTAGCGCCAATATCAGTTAACTGTTTTATGGATTTTGCTTAAAAGTTGGAATTAGTTGTAAGCTGTGCATGAGCTTTGTAAGCTGATGTTCAATGTTGATAGTTCTATATAGCAGCTCAAATCGCAATTACAACTATACGGAACATAATCAAATTCCTCTTTTCTCTCTATTTCTCTTTCTATCTCTCTTTCTTTCTTATATCAATTCTAGCTTCTATGTCTTTCTTCTTCTACTTTCTATCCTGTTCTCGAGCAATTGTTAGCGAGGATCCTTTGATCCTGCATTATGCACTTGCCAAGGGTGAACACACAAAACATCTAGCAATCAATGCGTAAAATCCTcataaacaataaaataaagtaTATTCAAGCTAGATAGCCAGATAGGGTAGGTTTTAAGTTTTTAACATCCTTTTCCACTTATCCTATCAATGTTCTTGTCAACTTTCTATAACAAAACAAAACCTTAATTTTATCTAAGGATTTTTCATTATTATTGCGAATTGTGACTTTTCAGCTCTTTTTAAAGTTAATAGGAAAGTTGTAGAAACTAGAAAAGTAGTTTCCTTTTTCAGAATTAACTTGCTTTTCATCCTATCCATTGATTGATGAGTAACAAGAATGTGAGTTTTGTACGTAGCCTTTCTTGTTCCCTGTTTCTTTCTTACAATTTTTGTACAACTAAAAACACCTAACACAAGAAAATTACTtatttctctttctttctttcttatcCAATTCTATTGTACCAAGTAGGGGGGAGGGGTTGTAGAATATACATGCAGCTTTCAGTAGACTGTTGATATTGCGAAGGTCTGTTTTCCcctgaattaattgttatggTCATCTGAGGTAACTTTTTGGGTTTTATCTTGGTTACAGATATGTGACATTAAATTGTCAGAGTTGATACCGTGCTTGGATAGAAATTTAATTTACCAATTGAGGTTAAAGGTAAATCTTACGTTAATGGAGCACTATGAACGCCACTGCCCACCTCATGGGCGACGTTACAACTGTCTTATTCCGCCGCCAAATGGTTACAAGGTTTGTGAATAATTTCATTTAAGGAGGGACTAAGTTTACTTAGCTTTTTACcacttctttttatttatttttcctgaTTCCAACAAGTTTGTTGCTAGTAAGTCAGATACCTGTCAGATGGCCTGCTAGCAGAGATGAAGTGTGGAAAGCAAACATACCTCACACGCACCTTGCACAAGAGAAATCTGACCAACATTGGATGGTTGTGAATGGTGAGAAGATAAATTTTCCTGGTGGTGGAACCCATTTTCATGACGGTGCTGATAAGTACATTATTGCTCTCGCTAGGGTATGTAGCTCTTTATTTATGAATAAATATTGCAAAATATTACTGGTTATGCTAGTAACTCCTATATTCATGCAGATGCTTAAGTTTCCAAGTGAAAAGCTTAGCAATGGTGGGAATATAAGAACCGTTCTTGATGTGGGATGTGGAGTGGCAAGTTTTGGTGCATATCTTCTTTCCCATGATATTATGGCCATGTCATTAGCACCTAATGATgtacatgaaaatcaaattcagTTTGCACTGGAGAGAGGAATTCCATCTACTCTTGGTGTTTTGGGAACAAAAAGACTTCCGTACCCCAGCAGGTCTTTCGAACTGGCCCATTGCTCTAGATGTAGGATTGATTGGCTTCAGCGAGATGGGATTCTTTTGTTGGAGCTAGATAGAATACTGAGACCAGGTGGATATTTTGTTTACTCCTCTCCTGAAGCATATGCTCAAGATTCAGAAAATAGAAGAATATGGAATTCAATGTATAGCCTATTAAGGAGGATGTGCTGGAGAGTTGTTTCAAAGAAAGACCAAAGTGTTATATGGGCAAAGCCACTGAGCAACAGCTGTTATTTGAAGAGGGAACCTGGAACCAGACCTCCATTATGTAGTGTAGATGATAGTCCGGATGAATCTTGGAATATTTCGATGAAAACATGCATTACTCCTTATTCAGCAAGTAAGTGTCCTTGTTGTCAGCAGACTAGTAATTAATTTATTCCTTCTCAAAATATATTCCATTCATCCTGCTTGTTTGACCTCCTAGAAATTTTTCTTGCAATTACCTAATTTCTCATATTTTATTAAACATCATTACTATTTCTTCTTTTTCATGGAGGTGGTaccttaaaaaatatttttttttcatccTTCTGCTTATAAAAATATACCTTGCTGCCTGTGCACAAGCTTAATTCAGGGTATAATTGGCACTCAAATTTTCTTGTGGGCATTATCTTAAGTCTAGCCCTTCTTttgtactccttccgtcccagtTTAGTGTGACAAGTGACAACTTCCCACATTTTATGGCACATAATTTATGGTGACAAGTTGATGTTTGGTTATCACAAATGCTATTTTAATAAAGAAGTGGATGTAATAGGAGTAGTGGGGTATTACTATTTATTGAATTAGAGAGA encodes:
- the LOC110781845 gene encoding probable methyltransferase PMT9 isoform X2, coding for MNATAHLMGDVTTVLFRRQMVTSQIPVRWPASRDEVWKANIPHTHLAQEKSDQHWMVVNGEKINFPGGGTHFHDGADKYIIALARMLKFPSEKLSNGGNIRTVLDVGCGVASFGAYLLSHDIMAMSLAPNDVHENQIQFALERGIPSTLGVLGTKRLPYPSRSFELAHCSRCRIDWLQRDGILLLELDRILRPGGYFVYSSPEAYAQDSENRRIWNSMYSLLRRMCWRVVSKKDQSVIWAKPLSNSCYLKREPGTRPPLCSVDDSPDESWNISMKTCITPYSAKMHKGKGSGLLPWPQRLTASPPRLEDFGISVEEFQADTSTWSFRVSEYWNLMRPALQKYTPRNVMDMNSNLGGFSAALNDKEVWVMNVAPIHSASKLKIIYDRGLIGTVHDWCEAFSTYPRTYDLLHAWAVFSDILERGCSSEDLLIEMDRILRPEGFVIIRDHPSVINYLHKYLIALRWDGWVLEVEPTVDILSSNEERLLIARKKLWRYGDTAS
- the LOC110781845 gene encoding probable methyltransferase PMT9 isoform X1 gives rise to the protein MKHRIESIRHNRQSSTITKHVLLGLILFLGLFCLYFGYFVIPNSPTLYHNHSVVDNGVDPVVGSILINQDSFNHKLHLQHLHSIPICDIKLSELIPCLDRNLIYQLRLKVNLTLMEHYERHCPPHGRRYNCLIPPPNGYKIPVRWPASRDEVWKANIPHTHLAQEKSDQHWMVVNGEKINFPGGGTHFHDGADKYIIALARMLKFPSEKLSNGGNIRTVLDVGCGVASFGAYLLSHDIMAMSLAPNDVHENQIQFALERGIPSTLGVLGTKRLPYPSRSFELAHCSRCRIDWLQRDGILLLELDRILRPGGYFVYSSPEAYAQDSENRRIWNSMYSLLRRMCWRVVSKKDQSVIWAKPLSNSCYLKREPGTRPPLCSVDDSPDESWNISMKTCITPYSAKMHKGKGSGLLPWPQRLTASPPRLEDFGISVEEFQADTSTWSFRVSEYWNLMRPALQKYTPRNVMDMNSNLGGFSAALNDKEVWVMNVAPIHSASKLKIIYDRGLIGTVHDWCEAFSTYPRTYDLLHAWAVFSDILERGCSSEDLLIEMDRILRPEGFVIIRDHPSVINYLHKYLIALRWDGWVLEVEPTVDILSSNEERLLIARKKLWRYGDTAS